The segment GCCCCGGCTCGCCGTCGAACTGGCCGGGGCGCGGGCCGCGCTGCGCACCGCGGGCGTCACGGCCGTCGTCGACCCGGCCCTGGAGGACGAGTACCGCGGGCTCGCCGCCGACGGGGAGGGCGCCCTGGCCTGGGCTCTGCGCGAGGCCGTCACCAACGTCATACGCCACAGCGGTGCCCGCCGCTGCGAGCTGCTGCTCACCGAGGAGTGGGCGGCCGACGGGCGCCGCTGCCTGTGCCTGACGGTGCTCGACGACGGCACCGGCCCGCCCCGCGCCCAGCAGGACGGCAACGGCCTCAGCGGTCTGCGCGAGCGCCTCGCCCTGGCGGACGGCCGGCTGGAGACCGGCCCCGCCCCACGCGGCCGCGGCTTCGCGCTGCGCGCCCGCGTCCCCCTCAGCGGCTCCACCACGGAGCCCGCACCGTCCCTCCGAACCCCATAGGGTGACCCGCATGATCAGAGTGCTGCTGGCGGAGGACCAGTCGATGGTCCGCGAGGCGCTGGCCGCGCTGCTGTCGCTGGAGGACGATCTGGAGGTCGTCGCCCAGGCGGCGCGCGGCGACGAAGTCCTCCCCGCCGCACGGGAGCACGCGGTGGACGTCGCCCTCCTGGACATCGAGATGCCCGGACTGAACGGACTGGACGCCGCGGCCGCACTGCGCGACGCACTGCCCGCGGTCAAGACCGTCATCCTCACCACCTTCGGCCGCCCCGGCTATCTGCGCCGCGCCATGGAAGCCGGCGCCGACGCCTTCCTGGTCAAGGACGCTCCGGCGGCCCGGCTCGCCGACGCGATACGGCGCGTGCTGCGCGGCGAGCGGGTCATCGACCCGGCGCTGGCGGCGGCCGCGCTCGCCGACGGCGCCAGCCCGCTGACCGAGCGCGAGCGCGAGGTGCTGCTGACGGCCGCCGACGGCGCCACCAACGCCGACATCGCCGCCACGCTCCAGCTGTCCCCGGGCACGGTCCGCAACTACCTCTCCACCGCCATCCAGAAAACGGGCGCCCGCAACCGCACCGAGGCGGTCCGCACGGCCCGCGACAAGGGCTGGCTGTAGCCCGACGGGCCGGCGCCGGTCCCGCGCGCGTCGGGACTTTCGTCCCGGTGCGGTCTGCGGCGGAGTCTTGCAGGCTTGAAGTGTTATGCCTGCCGACCGATCCACCGAGCGCGGCGCCTGGACTCCCGTGCTGCTCATCCTGGCGATCCTCCTCGTCGCCCTGCTCGACGCGACGACCGGCCCGGAACTGCACATCTCGGCCTTCCTGGGCATCGCCCCGCTGTACGCCGCGCTGCGCTGCTCGTTCCGGCGGACGCTCCTGGTGGCGGCCGTCTTCCTCGTGTGCCTGATCTACATCGACCTCTTCACGGTGCCCGACTGGGGCCCGGCCAGCCGGGTCGTCGGGATCTTCGGCGCCTGCCTGGCGGCCGTCTTCTCCCTGGTGCTGTGCCGCACCCGTCTGGAGCGGGAGGCCCTGCACGCCCGGACGCGGCTGGTCGCCGACACCGTGCAGCGGGCGATGCTGCGCGAGCTGCCGCTCAGCGCCGGCGCGGTCGAGGCGTACGGCTTCTATGTCTCCGCCCAGGAGGGGGCCCGGGTCGGCGGCGACATCTACGAGGCCATCGACACCCCGCACGGCCTCCGGCTGATGATCGGCGACGTACAGGGCAAGGGCATGCCGGCGATCGGGGCGGGCGTCGAGGTGCTGGCGTCGTTCCGGGAGGCCGCGCAGTACCAGGAATCGCTGGAGTCGGTGGCCGAGCGCATGGAGCAGGCGCTGATCCGGCACAACGCCCGCTCCGTCGAGCAGGGCGCCGACGAGCGCTTCGTCACGGCACTGCTGCTGGAGATCCGCAGCGCGGCCGGTGCGCCGCAGGGGCGGGTGCTGTCCTGCGGCCACATCCCGTATTACCTGGTGCGCCACGGCGAGGTCACCGAGCGCCGGGACGGCGAGGGCGGTCTGCCGCTCGGCCTGGGCATGCTCGGCGGCGGGCCCCGGCACAGCGTCCGCATCCACCCCGATCCCGACGACTGGATCGTGCTGTGCACGGACGGGGTGACCGAGGCGCGCGGCAAGGACGGTGAGTTCTACCCGCTGGCCGAGCGGCTGGCCGGGTGGACGGACCTGGAGCCCCCGGAGCTGGCCCGTACCCTCCGCGCCGATTTGGAGAGCTTCACCGGCGGCGACCTGAAGGACGACGCGACCGCACTGGTCATCCGCCGTACCCCGGCCGCCACTCAGTTGAGCATGGCCCGGGCCGCCGCGGCCTGACGCCGTATCGCGAGCGCCCCGGCCGGGTCGACGGCCTCCACCACCCGGGCGTACTCCTCCAGCTCGGCCGCCCCGGCCAGGAACTCACCGCGCTGGACCAGCAGTTGGGCACGCTCATGGCGCAGCCGCGCCGGATGGCTCGGCAGCAGCAGCGACAGCTCCAGCGCCCACAGCTGCACCGCGCTGTGCTCCGGGCGGGCCTGCGCCCAGGCCCGGATGTTGTTGAGCATCCGCAGCACGATCTCCAGCGGATCGGCGGGCGTCATCATCTGCGCGCTCAGCTGCTCCCCGGTCGCCCCCGCGACCAGCAGCTCCGCGTCCTCGCCGGTGAGCGGCCGGCCGCCGGCGAACGGATCGGCCAGCACATGGCTGCCGGCCGGATCGCCGAAGCCGACGACGAAATGGCCCGGCAGCGCCACCCCGTACACCGGGGCACCGGCCCGCCGGGCGACCTCCATCCACACCACCGACAGCAGGATCGGCAGACCCCGGCGCCGCCGCAGCACCTCGTGCAGCAGCGAGGACTCCAGCCGCCGGTAGTCGGCGGGCGAGCCGCCGAAGCCGCACCGGGTGCCGAGCAGCTCGGCGAGGTTGCGGGCCCAGGCCCCGGGGCCCCCGGCCGGAGCGTACGGCAGCAGCCCGGCCAGCCGGTCCAGTTCGATCTGCGCCGCGTCACGGCCCGCCTCGTCCAGCGCGGGATCGGCCTCGGCACCGATCAGCAGACACAGCAGCGCCAGATCGGGCCGCTCGGCCCGCGCGGCCTCGGCGAACTGCTGCCGCCGTGCGGCGCGGGCGTCGTCCCGCTCCGGCTCGGGTTCCTGGGGCATGTCGGTGGGAGACCCTTCAGCGCCGGCCGCCGGGCCGGGCACGCCGGTAGTGATAGCCGTGGTGCTCGGTGAAGCCCAGCCGGCCGTAGAACGCGAGCGCGTCCGCGTTGTCGGCCTCGACCTGGAGATACGCGGCCGAGGCGCCCTCTTCCAGGGCCCGCTCGGCGAGCGCCGTCATCACCAGCGTGGCCAGCCCCTGGCGCCGTGCGGCCGGGGCCACCTCCAGCGCCGCGAAGCCCGCCCAGCGCCCGTCGACGACCAGCCGGCCGATCGCCGCCGTCCCGCCGTCCGCGCCGGCCACCGTCGCGAACCACACCGACGGCCCGCCGGTCAGCACCTGCCGGGCGATCCGGGTGGCCTCCTCCGACGCGGCGGCCTCGCCCGTCCGGTTGTACAGCGCCAGCCACTCCGCGCCGGGCTCGCGGGACAGCGTGACGCCACCGGTGTCGGCGTCGGTGTCGGCGAGCGGCGCCAGCGCCGCGATCCGGACGGTGGTGTGCCGCTCGCCGGTCCAGCCGCGCTCCGCCAGCTCCGCGGCCAGCCGTTCATCGGTATCGGCCTGCCCGGTGGCGACCATGATCAACGGCGGCAGACCACGCTCGTCATACCACTGGCCGATCCGCTCCAGTGCCACCTCCAGCGGGACCCCGGGGTCGCCGAGCGGCAGCACGGAATTGGCGCGGCGGGTGAAACCTCCGGAGGCCCGCAGCGTCCACTCCCCGAGATGTGCCGTCTCCACGGCGGGCCAGCCGCGGGCCGCGACGGTCTGGAGCTCGCGGGCGGTTGCGGCGGGCCCCCGCCGCCGGGCCGGCTCTCCCGAGGACGGCCGCGCGGCCCCGTGCCGGGCGGTCGCGGGACGGTCCGGCACCACCTTCGCGGCCACCAGCGAGGACTCCTCGATCCGTACGGTCTCGCCACTGCGCCGTGTGATGCTCAGCACACCTTGATCCCAGGATGTGAGAACGCCGACCGCGTCGGTGAACGGGGGAACCCCCGCACCACCCCCGGTCAGACGCCGGACGGATACCCTTTTGCCCACGTCAGCACGGGTGATCCGGACCTCCGCGCGTCCGCCGGCCAGGAATTCCATCGCTCAAACCGCCCCTCTTGTTCGTCTCGCGCCCGGGAACGGAGATACTAGATGGCGGGCATCGACGACGCCGCGCTCCCGCGCGCCCAGCGGCGGTACTGCCAATCGGTCCGCCGGCCCTACCGAGGAGGAACGACAGCGTGACCTACGTCATCGCGCAGCCTTGTGTCGACGTCAAGGACAAGGCGTGCATCGAGGAGTGCCCGGTCGACTGCATCTACGAGGGCTCCCGGTCCTTGTACATCCACCCGGACGAATGCGTCGACTGTGGTGCCTGTGAACCGGTCTGCCCGGTCGAGGCGATCTTCTACGAGGACGACACCCCGGAGGAGTGGAAGGACTACTACAAGGCGAATGTGGAGTTCTTCGACGAGCTCGGCTCGCCCGGCGGCGCCAGCAAGCTCGGTCTGATCGAGCGGGACCACCCCTTCATCGCGGCCCTGCCGCCGCAGAACCAGTAACGACCGAGGATCAAGGGGGAGCCTGCCCGCTCCCTCTTGCTCCCGTGTCGTTGGGGGCACCTCCAGTGTCAGCCACGGGAGGTCGACGGCGCCGCCCCGGTCCCGTACGGCCTGCCGCCGTACGGGACCGCAGCATTTCCGCCGAGGGCCCCGCACCACCCGAGAAAGAGAGCACCGTGGGCGCAGCACCGTCACCCCGGCCCGAATCCCCCCGCGCATCGCTCCGCGACCGCCTTCCGGTCTTCCCGTGGGACCGCCTGGAGCCCTACAAGGCCACGGCCGCCGCGCACGCCGACGGCATCGTGGACCTGTCCGTCGGCACCCCGGTGGACCCGGTCCCCGCGCTGGTGCGGCAGGCGCTGACCGACGCGGCCGACAGCCCCGGCTACCCGACGGTGTGGGGCACGGCCGCACTGCGGGACGCGCTCACCGGCTGGGCCGCCGAGCGGCTCGGCGCCCGGGGCCTGGAGCACACCAATGTGCTGCCGGTCGTCGGCTCCAAGGAGCTGGTGGCCTGGCTGCCCACCCAATTGGGCCTCGGCCCCGGCGACAAGGTCGGCTACCCCCGGCTGGCCTACCCGACCTACGAGGTCGGCGCCCGGCTGGCCGGCGCCGAGCCGGTCGTCTACGACGACCCCACCGAACTCGACCCCAGCGGTCTGAAGCTGCTCTGGCTGAACTCGCCGTCCAACCCCACCGGCCGGGTGCTGAGCGCCGACGAACTGCGCCGCACGGTCGCCTGGGCGCGTGAGCACGGCGTGCTGGTCTTCAGCGACGAGTGCTACCTGGAACTGGGCTGGGAGGCCGACCCGGTCTCCGTACTGCACCCGGACATCTGCGGCGGCTCCCACGACGGCCTGGTCGCCGTCCACTCGCTCTCCAAGCGCTCCAACCTGGCCGGCTACCGCTCCGCGTTCCTCGTCGGTGACGCCGCGGTCCTCGGCGACCTGCTGCAGATCCGCAAGCACGGCGGCATGATGATCGCCGCACCCGTGCAGGCCGCCACCGTCGCGGCGCTGGGCGACACCGCCCATGTCGCCGAGCAGCGTGCCCGCTACGCCCGCCGCCGCGCCGCGCTGCGCGGTGCCTTCGAGGCCGCCGGCTTCCGCATCGAGCACAGCGAGGCCGCGCTCTACCTCTGGGCGACCCGCGACGAGC is part of the Streptomyces platensis genome and harbors:
- the dapC gene encoding succinyldiaminopimelate transaminase; this translates as MGAAPSPRPESPRASLRDRLPVFPWDRLEPYKATAAAHADGIVDLSVGTPVDPVPALVRQALTDAADSPGYPTVWGTAALRDALTGWAAERLGARGLEHTNVLPVVGSKELVAWLPTQLGLGPGDKVGYPRLAYPTYEVGARLAGAEPVVYDDPTELDPSGLKLLWLNSPSNPTGRVLSADELRRTVAWAREHGVLVFSDECYLELGWEADPVSVLHPDICGGSHDGLVAVHSLSKRSNLAGYRSAFLVGDAAVLGDLLQIRKHGGMMIAAPVQAATVAALGDTAHVAEQRARYARRRAALRGAFEAAGFRIEHSEAALYLWATRDEPCWDTVGDLAKRGILVAPGEFYGPAGERFVRIAFTATDERVDAAVRRLAQ
- a CDS encoding GNAT family N-acetyltransferase; translated protein: MEFLAGGRAEVRITRADVGKRVSVRRLTGGGAGVPPFTDAVGVLTSWDQGVLSITRRSGETVRIEESSLVAAKVVPDRPATARHGAARPSSGEPARRRGPAATARELQTVAARGWPAVETAHLGEWTLRASGGFTRRANSVLPLGDPGVPLEVALERIGQWYDERGLPPLIMVATGQADTDERLAAELAERGWTGERHTTVRIAALAPLADTDADTGGVTLSREPGAEWLALYNRTGEAAASEEATRIARQVLTGGPSVWFATVAGADGGTAAIGRLVVDGRWAGFAALEVAPAARRQGLATLVMTALAERALEEGASAAYLQVEADNADALAFYGRLGFTEHHGYHYRRARPGGRR
- the fdxA gene encoding ferredoxin, with the translated sequence MTYVIAQPCVDVKDKACIEECPVDCIYEGSRSLYIHPDECVDCGACEPVCPVEAIFYEDDTPEEWKDYYKANVEFFDELGSPGGASKLGLIERDHPFIAALPPQNQ
- a CDS encoding transglutaminase-like domain-containing protein — encoded protein: MPQEPEPERDDARAARRQQFAEAARAERPDLALLCLLIGAEADPALDEAGRDAAQIELDRLAGLLPYAPAGGPGAWARNLAELLGTRCGFGGSPADYRRLESSLLHEVLRRRRGLPILLSVVWMEVARRAGAPVYGVALPGHFVVGFGDPAGSHVLADPFAGGRPLTGEDAELLVAGATGEQLSAQMMTPADPLEIVLRMLNNIRAWAQARPEHSAVQLWALELSLLLPSHPARLRHERAQLLVQRGEFLAGAAELEEYARVVEAVDPAGALAIRRQAAAARAMLN
- a CDS encoding PP2C family protein-serine/threonine phosphatase yields the protein MPADRSTERGAWTPVLLILAILLVALLDATTGPELHISAFLGIAPLYAALRCSFRRTLLVAAVFLVCLIYIDLFTVPDWGPASRVVGIFGACLAAVFSLVLCRTRLEREALHARTRLVADTVQRAMLRELPLSAGAVEAYGFYVSAQEGARVGGDIYEAIDTPHGLRLMIGDVQGKGMPAIGAGVEVLASFREAAQYQESLESVAERMEQALIRHNARSVEQGADERFVTALLLEIRSAAGAPQGRVLSCGHIPYYLVRHGEVTERRDGEGGLPLGLGMLGGGPRHSVRIHPDPDDWIVLCTDGVTEARGKDGEFYPLAERLAGWTDLEPPELARTLRADLESFTGGDLKDDATALVIRRTPAATQLSMARAAAA
- a CDS encoding response regulator, translating into MIRVLLAEDQSMVREALAALLSLEDDLEVVAQAARGDEVLPAAREHAVDVALLDIEMPGLNGLDAAAALRDALPAVKTVILTTFGRPGYLRRAMEAGADAFLVKDAPAARLADAIRRVLRGERVIDPALAAAALADGASPLTEREREVLLTAADGATNADIAATLQLSPGTVRNYLSTAIQKTGARNRTEAVRTARDKGWL